Proteins encoded in a region of the Vicia villosa cultivar HV-30 ecotype Madison, WI linkage group LG5, Vvil1.0, whole genome shotgun sequence genome:
- the LOC131603398 gene encoding uncharacterized protein LOC131603398: protein MKDSNSNSNSTTTTTRTEPIAQNVIKLISNLCFSIFVFSVLIFTVIAITYQPPDPWLQSSPALTNLFTQTQNSTFQIDTSVIKTGEDIALSPQDSPLPLPSSAVAANSTPAVTEAIIEKSEEKIANSSITCEDLPETVNCSDPRVLITIQRFNLRAFKSISFFEYRTPVNGTVPGECDVSWRFRNKREKSWRKYRDFRRFKITVTDDCHYKVIHAGRFHSGVNARRNPVLRSRTGGSKGKMTPPISTRDDEINDTIPTLGSESNFRSGKYLYYSRGGDYCKGMNHYMWSFLCGLGEAMFLNRTFVMDLSVCLGSMYNPSNKDEEGKDFRYYFDFEHLKEVASIVEEGEFLRDWKRWDKTHLKKRKVPVRKVVTHKVTPMQLQKDKSTVIWRQFDSPEPENYWYRVCEGQAAKYIQRPWHALWKSKRLMNIVTEISGRMDWDFDAVHVVRGEKAQNKELWPHLDSDTSPDILLDKLKGMVQPWRNLYVATNEPYYNYFDKLRSSFKVHLLDDYKELWGNSSEWYNETSLLNNGKPVEFDGYMRVAVDTEVFYRGKTRVETFYNLTSDCKDGVNTC, encoded by the coding sequence ATGAAAGATTCTAACTCTAACTCAAACTCAACCACAACCACCACCAGAACCGAACCCATAGCCCAAAACGTAATCAAACTCATAAGCAACCTCTGTTTCTCAATCTTCGTCTTCTCCGTTCTCATCTTCACCGTCATCGCCATCACATACCAACCACCCGATCCATGGCTCCAATCTTCCCCAGCTCTCACAAACCTCTTCACCCAAACCCAAAACTCCACCTTCCAAATCGACACCTCCGTCATCAAAACCGGCGAAGACATCGCTCTTTCCCCTCAGGACTCGCCTCTCCCTCTTCCCTCCTCCGCCGTCGCCGCTAATTCCACCCCCGCCGTCACCGAAGCTATAATCGAGAAATCCGAGGAGAAAATCGCTAACTCCTCGATTACCTGTGAAGACCTCCCTGAAACCGTAAACTGTTCCGATCCGAGAGTTCTTATCACTATCCAGAGATTCAACCTCCGCGCTTTCAAATCAATCTCATTCTTCGAGTATCGAACTCCTGTAAACGGAACAGTTCCCGGCGAGTGCGATGTATCCTGGCGCTTCCGTAACAAGAGAGAGAAATCATGGCGGAAGTACCGTGATTTTCGGAGATTTAAGATTACTGTAACTGATGACTGTCACTATAAGGTTATTCACGCTGGCCGATTTCATTCTGGCGTTAACGCGCGTCGAAATCCGGTGCTCCGGTCAAGAACAGGAGGTAGTAAGGGGAAAATGACACCGCCAATTTCGACGAGAGATGATGAGATTAATGACACGATTCCGACGTTGGGATCGGAGAGTAATTTCAGGAGTGGTAAGTATTTGTATTATTCGCGCGGTGGTGATTATTGCAAGGGGATGAATCATTATATGTGGAGTTTCTTGTGTGGTTTGGGGGAAGCTATGTTTTTGAATAGAACTTTTGTTATGGATTTGAGTGTTTGTTTAGGTTCAATGTATAACCCTAGTAATAAAGATGAGGAAGGGAAGGATTTTAGGTATTACTTTGATTTCGAGCATTTGAAGGAGGTTGCTTCTATTGTGGAAGAAGGTGAGTTTTTGAGAGATTGGAAGAGATGGGATAAGACTCATCTTAAGAAAAGGAAGGTTCCTGTTAGGAAAGTTGTTACTCATAAGGTTACTCCTATGCAGCTTCAGAAAGATAAGAGCACTGTCATTTGGAGGCAATTCGATTCGCCTGAGCCTGAGAATTATTGGTATAGGGTTTGTGAAGGTCAAGCTGCGAAGTATATTCAGAGACCTTGGCATGCTTTGTGGAAATCTAAGAGGTTGATGAACATTGTTACCGAGATTAGTGGAAGAATGGACTGGGATTTCGATGCAGTTCATGTGGTTCGCGGGGAGAAAGCTCAAAATAAGGAGCTATGGCCTCATTTGGATTCCGATACTTCGCCGGATATTCTTCTTGACAAGCTCAAAGGGATGGTTCAGCCTTGGAGGAATTTGTATGTTGCTACTAATGAGCCGTATTATAATTACTTTGATAAGTTGAGATCGAGTTTCAAAGTCCATTTGCTTGATGATTATAAGGAACTGTGGGGGAATTCGAGTGAATGGTACAATGAAACCAGTCTTCTCAACAATGGAAAGCCTGTTGAGTTTGATGGGTACATGAGAGTTGCGGTAGATACGGAAGTCTTTTACCGTGGAAAGACTCGGGTCGAAACATTCTATAATTTAACTAGTGATTGCAAAGATGGAGTTAATACATGTTGA